From Rutidosis leptorrhynchoides isolate AG116_Rl617_1_P2 chromosome 3, CSIRO_AGI_Rlap_v1, whole genome shotgun sequence, a single genomic window includes:
- the LOC139902865 gene encoding uncharacterized protein isoform X2, protein MFLFLCFVFVTVVVCVTYLNYCTDVFGLVARVTTTSSVPRPIASTCTFSTPFNSSGFMPMTAVKEMQIRAALSNAFGLGGTNVYAWKGGGNSNRKYPVSWPHRLLLYGVNRDVEYFG, encoded by the exons ATGTTCCTGTTTTTATGTTTCGTCTTCGTCACTGTGGTCGTTTGTGTGACATATCTCAACTACTGCACTGATGTTTTCGGGTTGGTTGCTAGAGTGACTACTACTTCGTCAGTTCCCAGGCCAATTGCATCAACATGCACTTTCTCTACTCCGTTTAACTCTTCAG GTTTTATGCCTATGACTGCTGTAAAGGAAATGCAGATTAGAGCAGCCTTGTCAAATGCTTTTGGGCTTGGAGGAACAAATGTGTATGCCTGGAAGGGTGGGGGAAACTCAAATAGGAAGTACCCTGTATCATGGCCTCATAG GTTGCTGCTATATGGTGTAAATCGAGACGTCGAGTATTTTGGCTGA
- the LOC139902865 gene encoding uncharacterized protein isoform X1: MYKWEDKFSAGIGSRQGETWFVSPREERTSHNEFNLLRSVWVLLNTSLCIFGLVARVTTTSSVPRPIASTCTFSTPFNSSGFMPMTAVKEMQIRAALSNAFGLGGTNVYAWKGGGNSNRKYPVSWPHRLLLYGVNRDVEYFG; the protein is encoded by the exons AT GTACAAATGGGAAGATAAATTTTCTGCGGGTATCGGTTCGCGTCAAGGAGAAACGTGGTTTGTGTCACCTAGAGAGGAACGTACGTCTCATAATGAATTTAATTTGTTAAG GTCAGTTTGGGTTTTACTTAACACATCACTTTGTA TTTTCGGGTTGGTTGCTAGAGTGACTACTACTTCGTCAGTTCCCAGGCCAATTGCATCAACATGCACTTTCTCTACTCCGTTTAACTCTTCAG GTTTTATGCCTATGACTGCTGTAAAGGAAATGCAGATTAGAGCAGCCTTGTCAAATGCTTTTGGGCTTGGAGGAACAAATGTGTATGCCTGGAAGGGTGGGGGAAACTCAAATAGGAAGTACCCTGTATCATGGCCTCATAG GTTGCTGCTATATGGTGTAAATCGAGACGTCGAGTATTTTGGCTGA